Proteins encoded together in one Prunus dulcis chromosome 3, ALMONDv2, whole genome shotgun sequence window:
- the LOC117622264 gene encoding uncharacterized protein LOC117622264, whose product MDYIKVSSIQAASQFNFSQSHNQSKVIKLLLSVSVLSILLSYSSLVSFLLHSFNAFTSAASVKLFSYSFDKNYMFLLCNGLLVFIVKNSGLIGNSPPGSTNLNNDELAPKNSENRQRVVELAETKAPKAKEEVVNVEVEQEQEGEDDEIFITVEEEAEAEDKRVLITQDEEEEGCRNSLIMVEDHEAYEEEGIELLSREELNKKCDDFIRRMKEGIKLEVQQAIMF is encoded by the coding sequence ATGGATTATATCAAGGTTTCAAGCATCCAAGCTGCAAGCCAGTTCAATTTCAGCCAATCCCATAACCAAAGCAAAGTCATCAAACTTTTGCTCTCTGTCTCAGTcttgtcaattttattgtCCTACTCTTCCTTggtttctttccttcttcatTCCTTCAATGCCTTCACATCTGCAGCTTCTGTGAAACTGTTCAGCTACAGCTTTGATAAGAACTACATGTTCTTGCTCTGCAATGGACTTCTGGTGTTTATTGTCAAGAATTCTGGTCTTATTGGAAATTCTCCACCGGGAAGTACTAATCTTAACAATGATGAACTTGCTCCGAAGAACAGCGAAAACCGGCAAAGAGTTGTCGAATTGGCAGAGACAAAGGCACCAAAAGCAAAGGAAGAAGTTGTCAATGTGGAAGTTGAACAAGAGcaagaaggagaagatgaTGAAATCTTTATCAcagtagaagaagaagcagaagcagaagataaaagggttttgattacacaagatgaagaagaggaaggctGCAGAAACAGCTTAATTATGGTTGAAGATCATGAAgcatatgaagaagaaggaattgagTTGCTGAGTAGAGAGGAGTTGAACAAGAAATGTGATGATTTTATCAGAAGAATGAAGGAAGGAATTAAACTTGAAGTCCAACAGGCAATCATGTTTTGA
- the LOC117623355 gene encoding ACT domain-containing protein ACR11-like → MAVAMASCSLGVNLNSNCSLKKPLAIPLQTGATVQGSFGFGSKSFFIVQKGRLLSSSTSTTPQASSATAVEGGKPDGIQSETDKIPIPKVIIDQDSDPNATVVEITFGDRLGALLDTMSALRNLGLNVVKANVYLDSSGKHNKFAITRADTGRKVEDPELLEAIRLTIINNLIEYHPESSSQLAMGAAFGIVPPPEQVDVDVATHISISDDGPNRSLLYVESADRPGLLVDLVKTVTDIDVAVESGEFDTEGLLAKAKFHVSYRGKPLIKPLQQVLANSLRYYLRRPMTEEGSF, encoded by the exons ATGGCTGTGGCTATGGCTTCTTGCAGTCTTGGGGTTAACTTGAATAGTAACTGTAGTTTGAAAAAACCCCTTGCAATTCCATTACAAACTGGGGCTACAGTACAAGGGTCCTTTGGGTTTGGTTCTAAAAGCTTCTTCATTGTTCAGAAGGGAAG ATTGTTATCttcatcaacttcaactacTCCACAAGCCTCTTCTGCTACAGCTGTGGAG GGTGGTAAACCTGATGGAATTCAAAGTGAAACTGACAAGATCCCAATTCCCAAAGTTATTATTGATCAAGACTCTGACCCAAATGCAACTGTGGTGGAGATAACATTTGGAGACCGGCTGGGAGCTCTTCTTGATACT ATGAGTGCGCTTAGGAACCTTGGCCTGAATGTTGTCAAGGCCAATGTCTATTTGGATTCTTCTGGAAAGCACAACAAGTTTGCCATCACCAGAGC TGATACTGGTAGGAAAGTAGAAGATCCAGAATTGCTTGAGGCTATTCGTTTGACAATTATAAATAATCTGATAGAGTATCATCCG GAATCAAGTTCCCAGTTAGCGATGGGAGCAGCGTTTGGAATTGTTCCGCCACCAGAACAG GTTGATGTGGATGTAGCAACCCACATAAGCATCAGTGATGATGGCCCCAACCGAAG TTTGCTTTATGTGGAATCAGCTGATCGCCCTGGATTACTGGTGGATCTTGTAAAGACTGTAACTGACATTGATGTTGCTGTAGAATCAGGAGAATTCGACACTGAG GGGTTGTTGGCCAAGGCAAAGTTTCACGTTAGCTACAGGGGTAAACCTCTCATCAAGCCTCTCCAGCAG GTTCTTGCTAACAGTTTGCGGTATTACTTGAGGCGACCAATGACTGAGGAGGGGAGTTTTTGA